AGCGCTCCAAGGAGATGCAATAGACGGCTTTCAGCAGGATGCACGTTAACACCTGCAACGTACTTTACTTAGCAACAAAATGGCTTGTTTCAAGCCTAGCAGCCTCTTCCAGTACAACAGAAAAGTGAAGATTGCCCCTGCCCATTTCCAGGCTGCAGGATGGCACCCAGCCTAGGTTGGTGGCCAGAAGATGGCCAGACCTTTCACTTAGCTAAGACTTGACTTGTCCTTCCTTGCTGAAGCCAGAGCACTCCATATGCTTCCAGTGTTGAAATGATGGGGAAAGGGTTATGTAAGGGAGGCAAAACCCAAAGGCTGCCATCCCAGTTCGGAGCTGGAAAGGGGTCTCAAATCTCAAGCAAGAAAAGAGGCAAATGGAATTTCTATTTAAACCATCCTAACCAAAACAAGAATAATGATCATCAGGTAAACTGCCCaacaggaaaggaggaaaacaaattcaACCCCAAACAGTTAAGACTCCAACTGGCATTTGTAGTCATCTTGTGCAGACTAAAGGAGAGGGGACGAGCAGGGTCTGATGATGCCACACCATCACCCTGGTGTTTCAACCCACCAGCATCCCATCCTCATCACTGCCCGTGGACCCGGTGGCACCCAGCCATCCCCACCACCAGGGGACAAGGAGCCTTTGCTGCCCATCTGCTGACCTTCTCACTCCCACCGCCCACCCACTCTTCAGTTCTCACCCGCCTGGACATACTCTTCGGCAGCCTTGGAGACGGTGCTGAGGTACTGCCAGCTCAGGGCAGCCAAGAGCATGGCACAGGACAGGTAGATGGGGGAATAGTGATGGCGGGAGGCCATGGGGCCATTGGGCAGGCTCATGGCACGGATGGAGGCGATGATCTGCTGCGTCTTGTTGGAAGAAGGGTCGGTGCTGGGGATCTTCTGGTAGAtctggggaaggggaaaagaaggagCGTGGTTTATAAACATGGTTGAGGAAATAAATGGGATTTCTGTGTGCAAGAGGGATCACGAGCATCACGTCCTCAAGAATAACCTCACGGTGGATGGCTCAGCTGCTGCATGGGGCCCAAAGCCCATTTCCCTTGAGAAGTGCATTAAGCCAGGCAGCCTCTTGAGGGCACCCCATGATGGGAGATGGACTACCAGGCCTCTGACACAACCATCAGCCACAAAGCGGTGCTCTGGGGCAAGTAGCTCTGACCCAGCAAGCCTCACTCACcgctgctgggctgcagctcagcccaaaCCAGCAAGGACACCCCAGGGTGATCAGCAGCTGGTGTGACTGCAGACAGTCACCTCAACTGGAAAACACCATGATCTTGGGGTTGGCCTGCCTCAAAAGGGAGCTCCAACAGCCCACGGTTTGGGGTCTCCTTGATGCATGACATCTTTCTATTAAACACTCCTCACTGAATCTATGAATCCATCGAATCCCCATGAATCCATTCACTGGCTGTTCTCTGTTAACTTTTAACACTCACTGTACCTTGAAGCCAAGAGTCCCGCTGCTTTAAATACCTGCAAAGAGCCAGCCTTAGCTAATGCTGGCCAGGAAGTGCAAACACAAACTGCACCACATTAGCTGCAACTATGGACACGGTGAAAACAAGAgcaccagctgcagagctgtctcTGGGGAGATGATGCAACCTGTTTAGAAGAAAAGTGCTGCTGGAACAGTCCTCTTGCCTGGTCAGATGGGAAGCTCTGGTGCTCTGAAAGCTGACTCATCTTGCTCTCAATCAGAATGAAGACAAGATGTTGGCCTGTGCCTCTTTGCACAGGCACAGACCAAGGCGATATTGAAAGGACTAAGCAGCCAGTTTGGTCCATGCAAAAAAACTATGTCAGGTGCCGTGTCACTAACTTAGATTCATGGATCTGCAAGGGACAGCCAATTCCACGCTAGGGAACACAATAGCCAGAAATGACTCCAAGCAAGATGTTCAACCTACCTCTTCTACATACTGGTACATGATGGCTTTGACAGACTGCATGTTCGTGGCATCCATCATCAGAGTGACAGCTTGTCCCTTCCGGATCTTCACTACCCCTCTGAACACCTGCTTGTTGTTATAGCAGGCAGCAAGAGTGGCAATAGCCATCACCTAAGGAGAAACACAAAGAGCCCTTGTTACAAGGAGATCGCAAAGGAAatcgaatcatagaatggcctgggttgaaaatgaccacaatgctcatccagtttcaacccccctgttgtgtgcagggtcaccaaccagcagcccaggctgcccagagccacatccagcctggccttgaatgcctgcagggatggggcatccacagcctccttgggcaatcACCTACAGCAGAAATGGCAGGTACCAGCATAATGCAGGCTATTACATGCTACATAACCCTCCCACCTCCAACTTCAGATCATCTGGGCTGCAGGTGATGAATAACCACTTGTACGTAATAACCTACCTGGGGGATAGCACAGAAGTTGAAGACACTTTGGTTTTTCAGGCGAGACAAGTAAGTGAGGACATCAGGGACATGGCGGAGAGCATTGGTGATGAGCTCATTCAGACACTGGACGGCCATATCTATGTTCTCTGGTTTGGTAAGGTCAGAGAGCTTCTTCGTGTATCTGCTCCAAACCTAAACACCAAGATAAGGACTCAGAAGTTGGATGGTACATTCATATCATAAAGGAGACATCAATAACATGCGAGAGGTCAGGGGAACCAACAATAATCACCAGAGCCTTGAAGGACTGGGAGTTACTAGGCTAaaggaaacacagcagtgaCCTTCATATAGATAGGGACATTCACATTGatggggaatggttttaaactgaggcaggggaggtttaggttggatcttaggaggaagtttttcacccagagggtggtgatgcactgaacaggttgcccaaggaggctgtggatgccccatccctgcaggcattcaaggccaggctggatgtggctctgggcagcctgggctgctggttggtgaccctgcaccTTCAAGTCTTCTCTAGGTAGGGCAAAGAAATACAGCTCGTGTGCCAGGCTGGTATCACAAAATGCTCTATCAGACAGACCTGCAGACTGTCAAACCTTTCCCATTAGCTTTGATTTAAAGAGACACAAAGGGATGCTATAATTGTAGCAGTGCACCTTTAACTATGCACCCAGCAGAGCATTTGTGAGACACGTGCCTCGTTGGCTACACCCACAACAGATCTTGGACAGAAGTACAAAAGATTATAAAGGGACAGGAACAAAATTATCAGTGATGGAAAAAATCCCAACCATGGGGATTTCCAAGACGATTCTAGAAGGAACTCTTACAAGGAGAAGCTGCAGTTCACTATCAGAGCAGCGACAAAAGTACCTCCAGTCTTTTCTAGCATAGCACAAGCACAGCAGACATGCTCACCCAAAAGCAATGTTTCCCCTTACCTCTTTGGGCCAGAACTCCCTTCCTTCCATCTGATCCTCCAAATAGTCACGTATGATGTTGGTTTTTTGCAGGAAGAGGCCCATGGAGTTTGCCAGCTCTGTGTCCTGTCCTACAATAGGATCTTCTAGCTCTGATGCAGAGAAGAGTCGGGACAGGCCTATCCCCACCAGCCCAGCAACGTAGTGGCAATACTGCGAGGCaccaggaaggggaaaaagaaacaagatacAAGGAGCAGTTACAAAGAGCTGCTTATTTAGCACAGCAAGGTAATTCACACTACGTTTTCTGCAAGTTTCCATGGCCCTCCTTGCTCCATCTCAGCCTTTTCATGCTCAGCAAACACTTGACCAAGGATGTTCTCAGCTACATCAGTGACTGCTGGTGCTACTCTGCTTACAGCACCGAACGAGCTGCCCACAAGGGAACAGTTTTGGGTCATCCAAAACAGGTGCTGGTGGGTTACACCAGACATCCATGCCCTCTTGTTACCCATAGTATCAGCAGCTCCACTATCTCCAAGTCCACACAgcctccctccccctgctgaACCCACTCTGCACAGGAATGCCCTTTCCCTAGAGACACGAACATGAAAGATGCTGGATTTCAGAAGGCACCTGGATGTGAATATCATTTAAGGAGAGATGCAatgcccagccctgctcctcaaAGGTAACTGAAGTCTTGTCTTCCTGGGGTCTCCTACTGACTCACTGAACTCCTGCTATCATTCAATGTGTCCAGATAGACTTACCCGATCCCACTCACTCTGAGAATCCACCTTCTTTTCCAAGAACTCCGCCATCCCAACACCCATCTTGTGACAGATATCAGAGATCACATCCTGGTAGACCTTTGCCAGGTTCCTAAACTCCATGGAGATCTGTATCGTGTacaaagaggaaataaagaagacagcgtgaagaacaaacaaaagaaaacacatcagaGTTCACCTTTTATTAGAAGATGAGAGTTAAGACTTGTTTACCAGGCTCTCATCCCTGGCTACAGATCTAGCACAACTCCCACAAGGAGAAGCTGTTTCAAGGCCCTCAAAGCACAGGCTCAGTCTGTTCTCAATCTCAACGTTACAATCTCTGGCAGCAGATCAGACACAACAAGATCTTTGGGAAGGCTCCGTGGCCTTGGACTGGTACCATCTGGGAGTTACAGGACCAAACAAGCTACATTTGGCACACGAGATTTCTTCTAATTTACGAGAGCACCATGTTGTGCTGACcatggggaaggaaagaagttcatagaatggcctgggttgaaaaggaccacaatgatcatccagttccaaccccctgctgtgtaTAGGGACatcaaccagcagcccaggctgcccagagccacatccagcctggccttgaatgcctgcagggatggggcatccacagcctccttgggcaacctgttccaatgcgtCACCaacctctgggtgaaaaacttcctgcTGCTCAGTTCTCCTCCTCCCTAAGAGCTACAGAACCACATGCAACATGGAGATGACTGCACACGAGGCAACCCAGGCAGCTGAAAGAGGAGGTGGGTGTCTTACTGTTGGGAAGTCCTCCAGCACCTGCCGGTGCTTCTCCTTGCTCTCCATGTATTTCCATTCTGGTTGATAGAGATAAGAGTGAAACTCGATCAGCATCGGGACCTTGACATCCAAGCTGATGGTCATGTCATCCTCTATGGTGTCCAGGGCACGGAGAACTAGGTAGAATATACAGACAGCATGCctgtggggagagaaaaaacaatcaCCTCCAGCACTGATGCAAGGACAGTGCTTATCTTGGGCCAATTGGGAAGGTAAGGATAAAATGCCTTAGAATGAGCTGCTCAAATCTCAGGGCAATAAGAGCCGGTTAAAGTTGAAAAGCATGGcttcatagaatggcctgggttgaaaaggactacaatgatcatccagttccaaccccctgctgtgtgcagggtcaccaaccaccagcccaggctgcccagagccacatccagcctggccttgaatgcctgcagggatggggcatccacagcctccttggggggggggatgtACTCATTAATTGGTTGACAAATGGAAATGAGCTGGTTTCGCTTAAGCACTCATTACTAGGTGAAAGCACGGCTCTCCTGGGATGACAAAAGGCAAGCAGGCAGGGACAATGAGCAAATAAACACCGTTAaatttggcatttttttttccccttaattaaCAGCTATTTAACGAAGTGCAACCTGGGACATAGCATGAGCTGAATGGCACTTGGAACACAAGGTGCCTCCATCACACACTGCACTCAAGTAATTCAATCCCTCTTCCTCATCCCAACCTCAGATCATAGGAGGATGATTCTTCTAGGCCAGTTAGCAGTACCTGAGCCTGCAGGAGATCACTCCAAGGATGTAACTCAGCTATCAGCTGGCTTTACTCCTGTTATGACAGCACTCCTCTGAGCTGAGCTAGCAAAATCAATTCCTTGGCTAGGAATTGCTGTTCCAACCAGGCTCAAGCCCCATAAATCGCAGCCTTCCTATTTTCCCCTCTCTTGCCTCAAAACACTTGAATTGAAACTACTGTCCCTTGATAATTGATTTCTATGGGTCTTGTACAGAGCCAGCTGCAATTCGGCAGCAATCCCTGCATGGAGGTTGCATATAACTGGCAACAACATCTTTACGATGCCAGGCATGGAGTTTGTGAGCCCTCAGGACAAGGAGACTTCGTGATCCCAATAAGCTACAACACAAGGATTAAGGAGCAGGAAGATAGACAAGATAACAGTGGGATGACAGAGGCAAGCACACCGCATAGAGACACAGGGAACAGGTTGCAAGATGTGTTATTGCTTGTCATCTTAATACCTGCATTAGCAGATAGAGCAAGcgaggagaaaaagaagttcagctcctggctctgctcGTACCTTTCCATGCAGATCTGAGCCAAACCGCTGGGTTTCATTGCCTTCCTGCAAAACAGCCTGCAGACACTTCACAAATGCTGGCTACAACTACAGGGCAGTGTCCAAAATACCAGCCCAGGGTTGGGAAAcccacagccagcacagtgTTAGGGCTAGCAATGTGCAAAGCTGCACGGCTGCAAGCAAGCACAGAGTGAAACCTACAGCAACCTCAAGCTTTAACTACTAACCTGGCTTGGGATTAAAAAGATCTGTACCGAAAAGGGCCGTTTTGCTAAGAATATAGGGAAATAGGGAAAGTGTGAGCACAAGAATTTCAAGGGAAGCTGAGTCTTGCATCATCTGTTAATATTACCACGTGAAGCTTTGCTGCACAGGTTATCAAAACTTGTAAAGCAAAAGTGAGCACAGAGCAAACCTCTGAGGAAGCCTCAGATGAAGCTTTGGAGGCAGGTGATCCCACACGCACCCTTCCTGCAGGGTTCAGACCCCATGTTTTGTTGGCTGTTTCCCCACTGTGCCTCTCCACCCCTCCCAGCCAGCCAGGCACCCAAAGGCAGCTCTGAAGCTGCCAGGACACACATTCCCAGGGTGTCACAAACAGCACGCTGCCCAGTGCTGCATTTAACCATCTGCTGGCTGACAGCTTGCAATGCTCAGGCTGAGGAACACAAGAGATCTGCTGCTGGTAGGGAGCAAAACGGAGGCATCGTGcttgagcagctctgctgggataACATGCATGCTTTGCTGTGCATGCTTTGCTGCACGTAGCAGGGCAGCGCCGAGCACCTCCTGGAAAGCTTTGCTCAATGTGGTAGAGCACTTCCCAGTGGCCCAGTGTAGCATGGACACCTCCCACCCAATTCAGTCAACTAGTCCTGGTGTCCGAGACGCTTGCATGGACACCCCTGGCCATCCCACGCCAGCAGCATGAACACCTGCTGGCAATGCATGGACTCCACACGCCTTGCTCAGCCCAACCGTGCATCCCCAGTATTCAAAGCCATTGCACGGACCCTCAAGCAGCTCAAACAAGGAGCCTTGGTGCTTGGGGATATTGCATAGCCACCTCCAGCCATACAAATCAAGCAGTCACAGCACAGGGAGGAGCACTGTACAAACTCCACAGCTATCCCAACCCAACATCTCCAGCACTATTACATGACCCAAACTTGCTGCTATCCCAACCCAACATCTCCAGCACTATTACATGACCCAAACTTGCTGCTATCCCAACCCAACATCTCCAGCACTATTACATGACCCAAACTTGCTGCTATCCCAACCCAACATCTCCAGCACTATTACATGACCCAAACTTGCTGCTATCCCAACCCAACACCCCCAACGCATGCAGACGCAACACAGACACCCGGATCTGCTCAGCCACGCCGCCAAAGAACCCGGGGGCACCGCATAGAGCACTCCTAATATCACAACCCCAGTGTGTAGTACAAACCACCCCCCAACCCCACTCACCGCAGCTCTCCATCCAGAGCTTGGATAACGGCGGCGAAGCTACGGCTGGTCTGATTGAGGTAGCGGTAACAGGTGCGAAGTCCGAGTCCCAGCGAGTCCTGCGGGCACAACGGGGGGTACAAGGCGGGGGGCTGAAGGCGAGCGGCCGGGGGGAGCCCGGGGGAGGCGGCAGCGCTGCGTTGTCCCCTCCGTCCTCCGCCCCGCAGCCTCCCCAACGCCGTCCGGGGTGCGCCCCGAGGGGGGGACAGAGCCAACGTGCGCTTCAGCAGAGCCGTGGCCTTGCTGCTGGCCGCCATGGGCACGGCggggggggcgaggggggggTATAGGGGCCGGCTAAAGGGAGGGGGCTCCGCCCCGAGACCGGCCCCTAAGAGCGGCGCGCCCCCTGCCAGCACCGCCATGCGTGCAAAGCATCGCGGCCGGGCAATGCACGGGGAGCACGGAGCCCCGGGGGAAGCTGCACGCTGCTGCAAAGCGGTGCGGTGTACCCGTGTGTCAGGGCTGATACAGCACAAGGGATGCTGCTGAAAGGCACCCCGGCCGTGCGATGCTCTCAGAAGCTGTGATACATGCAAAGCATCCCGGCTGTGCAGCgctcccagcagctgctatACATGCAAAGCAAGCTGGCTATGCGATgctcccagcagatgtgatgcACGCAAAGCACCCCGGCCGTGCAatgctcccagcagctgtgaTAGATGCAAATCACCCCGGCTATGCgatgctcccagcagctgctatACATGCAAAGCAACCTGGCTATGCgatgctcccagcagctgtgaTGCACGCACAGCCAGAAGCAGGAAGCTGCTGCAAAGCACCGCGGCTGCATGCCGTCCCAAATTGCTGCGATGCACTGAAGCCGTGCGATGCTCCTTAGCAATGCGATGCTCACAGCTCGTGCAATGCAAGGGAAAACCCGATCCGGGGCAAGGCACGGCAGCAGGAAGCTGATGATGCTCACAGCAACCGACCCCCCCCCGGCCACTCACCGGGTCCATGCGCGGCATGACGGCCCGGTATCCGCCCATCTTGAAGCGCAGCAGGTGGTAGATGTCCTCGGGGTGCCCCAGCCATTTCTTCAGCAGCTCCATGACGGCCGCACCGCCACCACGCGCGCTCCCGCTCCCCCCGCGCGCTCCCGACCCCCTCCCTCCACCCACCACCTCAAACCCCCGCTTAACAGCCGGTTGGCGGGGCCGCTCCGCCCCCTCCGCCAATCAGCTCGCTCGCCGCATGGCTCGGTGAGCGTGAGGCGAGCCCATTGGGAGACGTGCGCTCGCACCAGCCTTGCGCCAGCCAATAGGAGTGAGGCGAAGCTGGTGTGACGGCCGGCGGAAGGAACTGATTGGACGACGGCGTCCACCGGCACTCGCGTGGCCGCCCTGAGCGGTGCTGAGAGGCGGAGCTTTATAATGGATGCATTATAATGGAGCATCCTCGCTGCCATCCCGGGGACACGGGATGCCCCCAGGCCCTTCTTCGTGCACTCCGTATCACACATTGACACCCCCCCCATAGAGCTGCCGTGCTTCTGATTGGGTGACTTAACGACGGGTTTGAATGAGCCACCGCCATCCCTGCCAATGGGCCACGCAGGTCAGAGGTGGGCagggaggagcagcacagagcacggCTGAGGTTTGTTTGCATCCTAAGAGCTGATGGAGGGAACGACCATTCAATTGTAATCACACCTTGTTGCCGTATAACGCACACCTTGTTGCCGTATAACGCACACCTTGTTGCCGTATAACGCACACCTTGTTGCCGTATAACGCACACCTTGTTGCCGTATAACGCACACCTTGTTGCCGTATAACGCACACCTTGTTGCCGTATAACGCACACCTTGTTGCCGTATAACGCACACCTTGTTGCCGTATAACGCACACCTTGTTGCCGTATAACGCACACCTTGTTGCCGTATAACGCACACCTTGTTGCCGTATAACGCACACCTTGTTGCCGTATAACGCACACCTTGTTGCCGTATAACGCACACCTTGTTGCCGTATAACGCACACCTTGTTGCCGTATAACGCACACCTTGTTGCCGTATAACGCACACCTTGTTGCCGTATAACGCACACCTTGTTGCCGTATAACGCACACCTTGTTGCCGTATAACGCACACCTTGTTGCCGTATAACGCACACCTTGTTGCCGTATAACGCACACCTTGTTGCCGTATAACGCACACCTTGTTGCCGTATAACGCACACCTTGTTGCCGTATAACGCACACCCAGCTCTAAGCAGCCTCTCATCTCACACTGACCTACACAAGCTATCCAGGAGTCcttagagggggaaaaaaaggaacacagaGCCACGTCActcagcacccacagcctgATCCCCACCCtctgacagcactgcaggttGGCACTCAGGACACCACCATGTAAGTCTTTTCCAGCCACCTGGGGCTCTTAGAGCTGCTTTCATCACCGCGTGCCCAAGAGGACACTGTTCCTTCTGATAGATGTGCAGGTGCAGCCCTTTGCCTTGCAGCTTGCTCTGCAGCCAGTCGGAGGTGAACCTGATGGCACAATCAAGCAGGTGTTCCAGATCTGATAGAGCCAAGAGAGATCCTCGTGTTAAAGGATGGATCTTAGCCAGGTACAGGACTTCGTTCTTAATGATGTTCCCTGCAAAGGGTTCAGAAATAAGGAGATGGTAAGGATGTTTCTATTCAACATGATGCGATTTCAGCCTGAAGGACCACACCTTGCAATGCCATTCCTTGTATCAGAGGTGGCTTGCAAGAAGTAAACTTGCAGCTGGGAATAGATTGGAGGATAGTCTCTTCCCATCAGGCTTCAAGTGGACCTTCCACAAGGTATCAACCACCCATGCTAAGACAGTTCACTGCATACACAGGCTGCACTCAGGTATCTGAAGCCTGCAGCTAAAGATTGCAAGCCCTCTCCTCGCCAATAGGACCGTATACCCGCTCAGCTGGATCAACCCAACATCCTAATGTTAAGGATTAAAAGCTCTAACACGCAGATCTGGGTGTAGGCATCCCACCCTCCCTCTTCCTTGCTCTGCCACGGTGCTCTGGAACTCACCCAGCCCTGAAAAGTATCTCTGGTCCAAGAGGGTGTAGCAGACGGGATGGGATGTGCGGAGGGCATCCAGTGCTCGGCCACGGTGGAACTCTGCAGACAGGATGTCAGAAGTGGGAtcagctgctggagatgagcaCCAGTGCATTCGGCAGTTGTAGAAAGCAAGGAAGCCTCCACTCTCAAAATACAGCACCAgcctgggagaagcagagaagaTGAGATCTCTAAACGCATCCCCGATCCATTTGTTTGTACTCAGTTCTCTTCAGGCTTGCAGAGAAAGCAGTTTAGCTTTTAAGGTTCTAAGTCTGCACAACTCATGGATAGccatccctcctgctgccctggAGGCTCTgaagacagcagcaggaagagagaagatcCCTACAGCCAGTTGCATGGGAAGACATACAAGTAGGTTTTGAGACTCCACGACCTCAAATTAAACAGCTCATAAGAGCTGGACCCACACTGTCCTTCAGTATTTACCCCTTGTTAATCCATTTCCAGTGCCTCCTAATACACCACCTGTGATTTGGGCTCCTACAAATGGTCTTCTCACTGCTGTCTCAAATACCTTTGATGCACGTCATTAATCTCACTAAGGGTACAACACACAACGCCAAGACAATGAAGCATGCCCAAAGCAAACCAGCCAGTGCTGACTCCCTACTTGATCACAGCTCACATCTACTCAATACACACAATGTCACCACTTTTAACACCGAGGGGAAAGAATGAGGGGATTGAAAGCATCTCCACAGCAATATagcctgaaacaaaacagtgccTCTCCACAATGATATAGGAACGTTTGTAAGAGGACTCTGCCAAGTACCTGGGCGTAGGATCCTTCCAGTCCCCCCTCTTATTGGCTCTGCTTGCTCTTGAGAACTCATTTGCCCGAATGCTGCCAAACATGCCAAAGTGGAAGCGCAGCCAactgcctcccagctcccctGCTGCACTTGGAGCACCAGCTCTGGAGTTCTGCAGgtcctgcagctcttcttcCTGGGGAGGAATCAATGGAGCACAAACCTGCTCTTGCTTTCCCTGCACAAGGGAACTGGATGCTGCAACAGCGTGTTTTTGCTGCGCTGTCTCTTCCATGCTTGGTCCTAAGGGAGAACTGGCTGCCACAAATGCTAGGAATAAGTTCTTCCCATGGGCCtggagggagaaaataaagagatagATAGAAGTGGGAGGTACTGATGCCATTCTCAGGCCATGCACCTTCATGCACAGATGCAGGACAACTGTGGCTTCCCTCTCAGACCAGCCCACAGTTTGATATGGTcaggctcagcacagctcacctGGGAATCCTGGAGCCTCAAAGCATTCAGGTCATTCACATTAATCTTCTTG
This region of Excalfactoria chinensis isolate bCotChi1 chromosome 3, bCotChi1.hap2, whole genome shotgun sequence genomic DNA includes:
- the NEIL2 gene encoding endonuclease 8-like 2, coding for MPEGPSVRKFQLLTSRFVGQVVTKVGGSSKKINVNDLNALRLQDSQAHGKNLFLAFVAASSPLGPSMEETAQQKHAVAASSSLVQGKQEQVCAPLIPPQEEELQDLQNSRAGAPSAAGELGGSWLRFHFGMFGSIRANEFSRASRANKRGDWKDPTPRLVLYFESGGFLAFYNCRMHWCSSPAADPTSDILSAEFHRGRALDALRTSHPVCYTLLDQRYFSGLGNIIKNEVLYLAKIHPLTRGSLLALSDLEHLLDCAIRFTSDWLQSKLQGKGLHLHIYQKEQCPLGHAVMKAALRAPGGWKRLTWWCPECQPAVLSEGGDQAVGAE
- the FDFT1 gene encoding squalene synthase, with protein sequence MELLKKWLGHPEDIYHLLRFKMGGYRAVMPRMDPDSLGLGLRTCYRYLNQTSRSFAAVIQALDGELRHAVCIFYLVLRALDTIEDDMTISLDVKVPMLIEFHSYLYQPEWKYMESKEKHRQVLEDFPTISMEFRNLAKVYQDVISDICHKMGVGMAEFLEKKVDSQSEWDRYCHYVAGLVGIGLSRLFSASELEDPIVGQDTELANSMGLFLQKTNIIRDYLEDQMEGREFWPKEVWSRYTKKLSDLTKPENIDMAVQCLNELITNALRHVPDVLTYLSRLKNQSVFNFCAIPQVMAIATLAACYNNKQVFRGVVKIRKGQAVTLMMDATNMQSVKAIMYQYVEEIYQKIPSTDPSSNKTQQIIASIRAMSLPNGPMASRHHYSPIYLSCAMLLAALSWQYLSTVSKAAEEYVQAGEN